From the Halomonas sp. MCCC 1A13316 genome, the window CGCTCGTCCCACACCTTGATCGCCCGGCGATGGCGCGAGCCCTCCTGGCCGATGCGAATGCCCTCGGGGTTGTAGCCGTAGGCGCCGAAGGGACTGGTGCCGCCGGTACCGATCCATTTGTTGCCACCGGCGTGACGCTCCTTCTGCTCCTCGAGGCGCTTCTTGAAGGTCTCGATGAGCTGCTCGAGCCCACCAAGAGATTCGATCTGGGCCTTTTCCTCTTCGCTGAGCTGCTTCTCGAACTCAAGGCGCAGCCAGTCGTCGGGAATCAGCGCCTCAATGGCGGCATCGAGGTTCTCCAAGCCGTCGAACCAGGCGGCGAAGGCGCGATCGAAGCGGTCGAAGTGGCGCTCATCCTTGACCAGCACGGTGCGCGCCACGCGGTAGAACGCCTCCATGTCGGCGAACACCACGCCGCGCTCGGCTACGGCGTGCAAGTCGAGCAGTTCACGCAGCGATACCGGCACCCCGGCGCGCTTCAAGGTCTCGAACAGGCCGATGAACATGGCTCAGCGCCTCTGGTTGCCTTGGCGACGCATCATGAAAGCCAGCCGCTCGAGCAGTTGGGTATCCTGCTCGTTCTTCACCAGCGCGCCTGCCAGCGGCGGGATCGCCTTCACCGGGTCGCGGTGGTAGAGCGCCTCGCGGGCCAGCTCGTCGGCCATCAGCAGCTTCAGCCAGTCAACCAGCTCCGAGGTGGAGGGCTTCTTCTTCAGCCCTGGCGCCTGGCGCAGGTCGAAGAACACCTCCAGCGCCTCACCGACCAGCTTCGGCGCGATGTCGGGAAAATGCACGTCGACGATGGCCTGCATGGTGTCGCGGTCGGGGAACTCGATGTAGTGGAAGAAGCAGCGGCGCAGGAAGGCGTCGGGCAGCTCCTTCTCGTTGTTCGAGGTGATCACGATGATCGGCCGATGCCTGGCGGAGATAGTCTCGCCGGTCTCGTAGACGTGGAATTCCATGCGATCCAGCTCCTGGAGCAGATCGTTGGGGAATTCAATGTCGGCCTTGTCGATCTCGTCGATCAGCAGCACTACGCGCTCGTTGGCAGTGAAGGCCTTCCACAGTTTGCCGGGGCGGATATAGTTCTCGACGTTCTCCACGCCCTCGACGCCGAGCTGAGAGTCGCGCAGGCGGCTTACCGCGTCGTACTCGTAGAGCCCTTGGGCGGCCTTGGTGGTGGACTTGATGTGCCATGTGATCAGCCGCGTATCAAGCGAGCTCGCCAGTTCTTCGGCCAGCAGGGTCTTGCCGGTACCCGGCTCGCCCTTGATCAACAGCGGGCGCTCCAGGGTCACGGCGGCATTGACCGCCTGCTTCAAGGCATCGGTAGCCACATAAGTAGAAGTCGAATCGAAAGCCATGGTCATGCCTCGGCGTAGCATCGTGTCTGGGAGAGGCAAACAAGTGTACGGAAGGGTGGGGCGAGGGACAAATACTGCTGTAAAGCGATACCATCTGGGAGACGTATACGGCCGGTCTGCCGCGGCATGCCTGCAGGGGAGCCATGAATATGAGCGAGACTTTCCTCCATAACGAACCGCTGATCCGCCTCGGCATCTTCCTGCTGGTACTGGCGTCGATGGTATTATGGGAAATCCTTGCCGCGCGCCGCGAGCAGAGGATCGGGCGCTGGCAGCGCTGGCCCGGCAACCTGCTGATCGTGGCGCTGAACACAATGGCGGTTCGCCTGGTCTTTCCCTTGGCGGCGGTGGGGGCCGCCCTGGTGGCCGCCGAGCGCGGTTGGGGGCTGTTTCATCTGGTCTCGGCGCCGCTGTGGTTGGCATTGCCGTTCTCCGTGCTGTTGCTGGACGCGGCAATCTACTTCCAGCATCGGCTGTTTCATGCCGTGCCCTGGCTGTGGCGCCTGCATCGCATGCACCATGCAGATCTGGAGTTCGACGTAACCACCGGGCTGCGCTTCCACCCGCTGGAGATCCTGATCTCGATGGGCTTCAAGGTCGCCGCGGTCACGCTGCTGGGGGCGCCGGCCGCGGCGGTACTGATCTTCGAAGTCCTGCTCAATGCCACCTCCATGTTCAATCACGGCAACGTACGCCTGCCCGAGCGGCTCGACCGCTGGCTGCGCTTGCTGCTGGTGACGCCGGACATGCACCGCGTGCATCATTCCATTGTGCGCCGCGAGACCGACAGCAACTTCGGTTTCAATCTGCCCTGGTGGGACAGGCTATTCGGTACCTATCGCGACCAGCCCGGCGCCGGGCATCTCGGCATGACGATTGGCATCGAGGTATTCCGCGCCCCCCGTGAACTGAGGCTGGATCGCATGCTGGTCCAGCCTCTGCTGAATCCCAGGCCTCCCGCCGCGCAGAACCGCAGCGAGGAGCCGTAACGTTAGTCCTCTTTTTGGCGATAAGCTCCCACCAGCGTCGCCGGGTCGTGCTCGGCGTGGCCATGGCTGACGTGGGCGCGCATCAATTGGGCGGCAAGGCCGCTCATGGGCGTGGCGCTGCCGGCGCGCTGGCTCTGTGCCGTGGCCATGTCGAGATCCTTGAGCAGGGTGCGCAGGTGCCAGGCCGGGTTGGCATACTCGCTGGCTGCCATGCGCGGGGTGAGGATTTGGAACGGCTTGGAGTCGGCGAATCCGCCCGCCAGTGCCTCGGTCAGGCGGCTGGCGTCCACGCCGCTGGCCTCTGCCAAGGCTACCATCTCGGCGATCACCGCCGCCTGGCAGCCGACGATCATCTGATTACACACCTTGGTGACTTGGCCCGTTCCCACCGAGCCCATGTGCGTCACTCGCGCCGCGAGTGGCGCGAGCAGCGGGCGCACGGCATTGACGTCTTTTTCAGCGCCGCCGCACATGATGGCCAGACTGCCGGC encodes:
- a CDS encoding NAD(P)-dependent oxidoreductase translates to MPQPRIGFIGIGLMGDPMTRRLLGAGFDVTVWNRTAEKCVPLLEAGATVAGSIAELMQRVDVVMLCLANTAVVEDVVFGKGGVAAHGQTGQRLIDLSSSDPAATRAFAEKLEEECSMRWVDAPVSGGVAGAEAGSLAIMCGGAEKDVNAVRPLLAPLAARVTHMGSVGTGQVTKVCNQMIVGCQAAVIAEMVALAEASGVDASRLTEALAGGFADSKPFQILTPRMAASEYANPAWHLRTLLKDLDMATAQSQRAGSATPMSGLAAQLMRAHVSHGHAEHDPATLVGAYRQKED
- a CDS encoding sterol desaturase family protein → MSETFLHNEPLIRLGIFLLVLASMVLWEILAARREQRIGRWQRWPGNLLIVALNTMAVRLVFPLAAVGAALVAAERGWGLFHLVSAPLWLALPFSVLLLDAAIYFQHRLFHAVPWLWRLHRMHHADLEFDVTTGLRFHPLEILISMGFKVAAVTLLGAPAAAVLIFEVLLNATSMFNHGNVRLPERLDRWLRLLLVTPDMHRVHHSIVRRETDSNFGFNLPWWDRLFGTYRDQPGAGHLGMTIGIEVFRAPRELRLDRMLVQPLLNPRPPAAQNRSEEP
- a CDS encoding AAA family ATPase, which codes for MAFDSTSTYVATDALKQAVNAAVTLERPLLIKGEPGTGKTLLAEELASSLDTRLITWHIKSTTKAAQGLYEYDAVSRLRDSQLGVEGVENVENYIRPGKLWKAFTANERVVLLIDEIDKADIEFPNDLLQELDRMEFHVYETGETISARHRPIIVITSNNEKELPDAFLRRCFFHYIEFPDRDTMQAIVDVHFPDIAPKLVGEALEVFFDLRQAPGLKKKPSTSELVDWLKLLMADELAREALYHRDPVKAIPPLAGALVKNEQDTQLLERLAFMMRRQGNQRR